A region from the Dinoroseobacter shibae DFL 12 = DSM 16493 genome encodes:
- a CDS encoding D-alanyl-D-alanine carboxypeptidase family protein has protein sequence MARPWLEGFRIIAIVCVCLGMQISAQPVQAAPYAAMVIDARTGEVLHSRNADTRLHPASLTKMMTLYIAFEAVRMGEIGLDTKVRISKKAAAEPPSKLGLRPGQQIALRYLIRASAVRSANDAATAIGEAISGSEAAFARRMNRTAKALGMNSTTFKNAHGLTESGHLSTARDMTTLGRHLFYDYPEYYNLFSRRSTDTTMGTVANTNRRLLNAYRGADGIKTGYTRAAGFNLVASAERGQERIIATVFGGRSSATRNQRVAELLDLGFQRAPSVASVRKPAPPRYDRAFAQATRTDLALAKSPRPAARPQPVATLVAETVAPQVDSAEELIAMLAPSVSDAVKTTTEQLAAEDGSAEVANAPEPEAGFAEIPVAQGAAAPVMPRPLPVPEPRRFADVDPDVQPEVVTRISTSGGRQWGIHIGSYTTRYQAERVLLKIALKETGTLDEALRKVARKGGMFDANFVGMSAESAELACKRLTAQNIPCAPMSPTS, from the coding sequence ATGGCACGTCCGTGGCTGGAAGGATTCCGAATAATTGCAATCGTGTGTGTGTGCCTGGGGATGCAAATCTCGGCACAGCCCGTACAGGCCGCGCCCTACGCGGCGATGGTGATCGATGCCCGCACCGGCGAGGTGCTGCATTCGCGCAACGCCGACACACGCCTGCACCCTGCATCCCTGACCAAGATGATGACCCTCTACATCGCCTTCGAGGCGGTGCGCATGGGCGAGATCGGCCTGGACACGAAGGTCCGCATCTCGAAAAAGGCCGCCGCCGAGCCGCCCTCGAAACTGGGATTGCGACCGGGGCAGCAGATCGCCCTGCGCTACCTGATCCGGGCCTCGGCCGTGCGGTCGGCCAATGACGCGGCCACGGCCATCGGAGAGGCGATCTCCGGCTCCGAGGCGGCGTTCGCGCGGCGCATGAACCGGACCGCCAAGGCGCTGGGGATGAACAGCACGACCTTCAAGAACGCCCATGGCCTGACCGAATCCGGCCACTTGTCCACGGCGCGGGACATGACGACCCTGGGACGGCACCTGTTCTACGACTATCCCGAGTACTACAACCTGTTCTCCCGCCGCTCGACCGACACCACCATGGGCACCGTGGCCAACACCAACCGGCGGCTGCTGAACGCCTATCGCGGCGCAGACGGGATCAAGACCGGCTATACCCGTGCCGCGGGCTTCAACCTCGTGGCCTCCGCCGAGCGCGGACAGGAACGGATCATCGCCACGGTGTTCGGCGGACGGTCCTCGGCGACCCGCAACCAGCGCGTGGCCGAACTGCTGGACCTCGGCTTCCAGCGGGCCCCGAGCGTGGCCAGCGTGCGCAAGCCCGCCCCGCCCCGCTATGACCGGGCCTTTGCCCAGGCGACCCGCACGGACTTGGCGCTGGCCAAGAGCCCGCGTCCGGCGGCCCGGCCGCAGCCGGTGGCGACCCTGGTCGCGGAAACCGTCGCCCCCCAGGTGGACAGTGCCGAAGAGCTGATCGCGATGCTGGCGCCCTCGGTGTCCGACGCGGTCAAGACAACGACAGAACAGCTCGCCGCCGAGGACGGATCGGCCGAGGTGGCCAATGCGCCCGAGCCGGAGGCAGGCTTTGCCGAGATCCCGGTCGCCCAAGGGGCCGCAGCCCCGGTGATGCCGCGCCCCCTGCCCGTGCCCGAGCCGCGGCGTTTTGCCGATGTGGACCCGGATGTGCAGCCCGAAGTGGTCACGCGGATCTCGACCTCGGGCGGGCGCCAATGGGGCATCCATATCGGCTCCTACACCACCCGCTACCAGGCCGAGCGCGTTCTGCTGAAGATCGCGCTGAAGGAGACCGGCACGCTGGACGAGGCGCTGCGCAAGGTCGCGCGCAAGGGCGGCATGTTCGATGCGAATTTCGTCGGGATGAGCGCCGAGAGCGCGGAGCTGGCCTGCAAACGCCTGACCGCGCAGAACATTCCCTGCGCGCCCATGAGCCCGACTTCCTGA
- a CDS encoding HAD family hydrolase: protein MSTPITTIGFDADDTLWQNEQFFQLTQERFADLLAEFAEPDHLMERLLAAERRNLGHYGFGIKGFVLSMIETALEVTEHKVPGEVIAELLAAGQEMLQHPIHLLPHVGETVAALAAEFELVLITKGDLLDQERKLAQSGLGEFFDAVEIVSDKTPATYARAFAKAPHGPAGAMMVGNSLKSDVLPALAAGAFAVHVPHDLTWVLEQAESPKGAHRFFELPDLGGLPGLIDGLRR, encoded by the coding sequence TTGTCCACCCCGATCACGACCATCGGCTTCGATGCCGATGACACGCTCTGGCAGAACGAGCAGTTCTTCCAGCTTACCCAGGAACGATTCGCCGACCTGCTGGCCGAGTTCGCCGAGCCCGACCACCTGATGGAGCGGCTGCTGGCGGCCGAGCGGCGCAACCTCGGCCATTACGGGTTCGGGATCAAGGGGTTCGTGCTGTCGATGATCGAGACGGCGCTGGAGGTGACCGAGCACAAGGTGCCGGGCGAGGTCATAGCAGAGCTGCTCGCCGCAGGGCAGGAGATGCTGCAGCACCCGATCCACCTCCTGCCCCATGTGGGCGAGACGGTGGCGGCGCTGGCCGCGGAGTTCGAGCTGGTGCTCATCACCAAGGGCGACCTGCTGGACCAGGAGCGCAAGCTGGCGCAATCGGGGCTGGGGGAGTTCTTCGACGCGGTGGAAATCGTGTCCGACAAGACGCCCGCCACCTATGCCCGCGCCTTTGCCAAGGCCCCCCATGGGCCGGCCGGCGCGATGATGGTGGGCAACTCGCTGAAGTCCGACGTGTTGCCCGCGCTGGCGGCGGGGGCCTTCGCCGTGCATGTGCCCCATGACCTGACCTGGGTGCTGGAACAGGCCGAGTCGCCCAAGGGGGCCCATCGGTTTTTCGAGTTGCCCGATCTCGGGGGGCTGCCCGGGCTGATCGACGGGCTGCGCCGCTAG
- the clpS gene encoding ATP-dependent Clp protease adapter ClpS — protein MSDEPGTPNDDTSVITKTRTKTEKPPLYKVLILNDDYTPMEFVVHVLERFFGMTHGQAVELMLTVHKKGVAVVGVFSYEIAETKVAQVMDFARRHQHPLQCTMEKE, from the coding sequence ATGTCTGATGAACCCGGCACGCCCAATGACGATACCAGCGTCATCACCAAGACCAGAACCAAGACGGAGAAACCTCCGCTCTACAAGGTTCTGATCCTGAACGATGATTACACGCCCATGGAATTCGTCGTGCATGTGCTGGAGCGGTTCTTCGGCATGACCCACGGCCAGGCGGTCGAGCTGATGCTCACCGTGCACAAGAAAGGCGTGGCGGTGGTGGGGGTGTTTTCCTACGAGATCGCCGAGACCAAGGTCGCCCAGGTGATGGATTTCGCCCGCCGGCACCAGCATCCGCTGCAGTGCACGATGGAAAAGGAATAG
- a CDS encoding class I SAM-dependent methyltransferase, translating to MTAQRLRLALDAGLLEWPDGPVLALRPPPGLEGLPEDRFQIVHGFRPDVTAWERRGALVQPQAEGAFATALVCVPRAKDHARALLAEAIGRVGPGGLIVLDGQKTDGVDSLVKLAKSLLTGVEVYAKAHGKLLWGRVPDPLPDLAPLTPPLTSPEGWVTARAGFSAGAVDAGSALLAAHLPARLQGDVLDLGAGWGYLAKAALASGQVTGMDLVEAEFDALEAARRNVDDPRARFLWEDAAVFAPGKRYDAILCNPPFHTSRKADPAIGQMFLRTAARLLKPSGVLGLVANRHLPYEHTLAECFGEAQPVTEAQGYKIFHARKPRQTGAARAS from the coding sequence ATGACAGCACAACGATTACGGCTGGCCCTGGACGCGGGTCTTCTGGAGTGGCCAGACGGCCCGGTACTCGCCCTGCGCCCGCCGCCCGGGCTCGAAGGGCTGCCCGAGGACAGGTTCCAGATCGTCCACGGATTTCGCCCCGATGTTACCGCCTGGGAACGCCGCGGCGCCCTGGTGCAGCCGCAGGCCGAGGGCGCGTTCGCGACGGCCCTCGTTTGCGTGCCCCGGGCCAAGGACCATGCCCGCGCGCTGCTGGCCGAGGCGATCGGCCGGGTCGGGCCCGGCGGGCTGATCGTTCTGGACGGGCAGAAGACCGACGGCGTCGACAGCCTGGTGAAGCTCGCGAAATCCCTGCTGACGGGGGTCGAGGTCTATGCCAAGGCCCATGGCAAACTGCTCTGGGGGCGAGTGCCGGACCCCTTGCCCGATCTGGCGCCGCTGACCCCGCCGCTGACATCGCCCGAGGGCTGGGTGACAGCGCGCGCGGGGTTTTCCGCCGGGGCGGTGGATGCGGGCTCGGCGCTGCTGGCGGCCCATCTGCCCGCGCGGTTGCAGGGCGACGTGCTCGATCTCGGGGCCGGGTGGGGGTATCTGGCCAAGGCCGCGCTTGCCTCGGGGCAGGTCACCGGCATGGATCTGGTGGAGGCCGAGTTCGACGCGCTGGAGGCCGCGCGCCGCAATGTCGACGATCCGCGCGCAAGGTTTCTTTGGGAGGACGCGGCGGTCTTCGCCCCCGGCAAACGCTACGACGCGATCCTGTGCAACCCGCCCTTCCACACCTCGCGCAAGGCCGACCCGGCGATCGGCCAGATGTTTCTGCGCACGGCCGCGCGGCTCTTGAAGCCCTCCGGCGTGCTCGGGCTTGTCGCAAACCGGCATTTGCCCTATGAGCACACCCTCGCCGAGTGTTTCGGCGAAGCCCAGCCCGTGACCGAGGCGCAGGGCTACAAGATCTTCCATGCGCGCAAGCCGCGCCAGACCGGCGCCGCGCGCGCCTCCTGA
- a CDS encoding SDR family NAD(P)-dependent oxidoreductase, which produces MSFSISGKTAIVTGAANGVGLAIARQFVDHGANVMFADRDETRLKDEVGKMGEDSGSARYYAGDLRERLTQANLLSATIDAFDRVDILVNASRQMMSSDPLDPDHDNVEEMLEQNLMTALRLSQLVSKRMIKQSEDEDEEQPAGAIVNLSSIAARQTHAQLLGYSIASAALDQMTRSMAVALAGHRIRVNAVAFGSVMSASLKDVLKDNKSLRGEIVDCTPMSRIAKSSEVADAVQYLASAGSGFVTGQVITIDGGRTLLDPVTEPAH; this is translated from the coding sequence ATGTCCTTCTCTATTTCCGGAAAAACCGCCATCGTGACCGGGGCGGCGAACGGGGTGGGCCTCGCCATCGCGCGGCAATTCGTGGATCACGGGGCGAACGTGATGTTCGCGGATCGCGACGAGACGCGGCTGAAGGACGAGGTCGGCAAGATGGGCGAGGACAGCGGCAGCGCGCGCTACTATGCCGGGGATCTGCGGGAACGGCTGACCCAGGCCAACCTGCTCTCGGCCACGATCGACGCCTTCGACCGGGTCGATATCCTGGTGAATGCCAGTCGCCAGATGATGAGTTCGGACCCGCTCGACCCGGACCACGACAATGTCGAGGAGATGCTGGAGCAGAACCTGATGACTGCCCTGCGGCTCAGCCAGCTGGTGTCGAAACGGATGATCAAGCAGTCCGAGGACGAGGACGAGGAACAGCCCGCGGGCGCCATCGTCAACCTGTCCTCCATCGCTGCGCGCCAGACCCATGCGCAACTGCTGGGCTATTCCATCGCCTCGGCGGCCCTGGACCAGATGACGCGTTCCATGGCAGTGGCGCTGGCCGGGCACCGCATCCGGGTGAACGCGGTGGCCTTCGGCAGCGTGATGAGTGCCAGCCTCAAGGATGTTCTGAAGGACAACAAGTCCCTGCGCGGCGAGATCGTGGATTGCACACCCATGTCGCGGATCGCCAAGTCGTCCGAAGTGGCCGACGCGGTGCAATACCTCGCTTCCGCCGGGTCGGGCTTCGTCACCGGGCAGGTCATCACCATCGATGGCGGGCGCACCTTGCTCGACCCGGTCACGGAGCCTGCGCACTAG